GATATTCAAAATTAAAAAATTAATTATTTAAGCCCCTGATGGGGCTTATTATTTATAATCATCAAGTTAACCTGAATAAACACTGGAATTCTTCTGCCATAGACAGTTGACTAAATAATTTTAATGGACTATTTCCAACTTTATCTGAATCAAATGCCATAAATATATTAAACTTCTCAAGATTACTTAAATCTCTACTACTTTTAGTAAAGTATTCTTTAATTAAATTACACCAATACTCAATACTCTTTAACGTTTTATTTTTATTAAAGTACTCGAGTAATTTAGAATCATCTCCCGATTTAACAGACTCAAGATAATCGTTTATTTCTGACAAACTACTAAATGGTTTATCACTTAAAAACCTATACATATTTCTTGAGGCTATTAGTAAGTTTTGATAATACTTAAATTTATTCATATTAACATTATGTTTAACTTTGGATTTAGAATGTTCAGTATTAACAACTTGTTTGTTTTGTACTCTACTTTCTATTGATTTTGATTTTGTTACACCTACAGATGGTTTGATTGCACTGCTATCTTTACTATTACAAGTATTATTTTCAATTTGTCTTTTATTATTTCTTTGTTCAAGATCTAAATTACTAGCATCAGTATCAACTTCACTTTCTATTGACAAATATGCAACTAGTGCATAACGTTTGAAATAAGTTATTGCAGACCCCACAAGCTGAGACCACGTATTTTGACTTTTGATTCCAATAGATTTCAATTCCTCTATATATAGAGGTGTATCAAATGAATATTCATACCCACTAGAATTATAAAATGTTGTTGTAACAACACTGATTGTATTATTCCCTATAACCTTACAAGTTGGAACTTGTACAAAATCAATATCTAGATTATTTTCCTTAATAACATTCTTAACTTCTCTTACTATTTCATTAAAATCTTGATACTTATATCCATATCCATTAAGATTTTTGTTCACTCCATCCAAACTCATCCTCAAAGTTTTAAGGTTATTTAAAAAGTCTATTCTCTTTTGATT
The window above is part of the Borrelia hispanica CRI genome. Proteins encoded here:
- a CDS encoding ERF family protein translates to MKNEEIKINNKNTTMNQKRIDFLNNLKTLRMSLDGVNKNLNGYGYKYQDFNEIVREVKNVIKENNLDIDFVQVPTCKVIGNNTISVVTTTFYNSSGYEYSFDTPLYIEELKSIGIKSQNTWSQLVGSAITYFKRYALVAYLSIESEVDTDASNLDLEQRNNKRQIENNTCNSKDSSAIKPSVGVTKSKSIESRVQNKQVVNTEHSKSKVKHNVNMNKFKYYQNLLIASRNMYRFLSDKPFSSLSEINDYLESVKSGDDSKLLEYFNKNKTLKSIEYWCNLIKEYFTKSSRDLSNLEKFNIFMAFDSDKVGNSPLKLFSQLSMAEEFQCLFRLT